The Electrophorus electricus isolate fEleEle1 chromosome 19, fEleEle1.pri, whole genome shotgun sequence genome has a segment encoding these proteins:
- the diras1b gene encoding GTP-binding protein Di-Ras1b, translating to MPEQSNDYRVVVFGAGGVGKSSLVLRFVKGTFRDTYIPTVEDTYRQVISCDKSVCTLQITDTTGSHQFPAMQRLSISKGHAFILVYSITSKQSMEELKPIYQQILAIKGSMENIPIMLVGNKSDETQREVATNDGETQANAWKCAFMETSAKTNHNVTELFQELLNLEKKRNMSLNIDGKHSGKQKRTDKLKGKCSIM from the coding sequence ATGCCTGAGCAGAGTAATGACTACCGTGTGGTGGTTTTTGGAGCAGGTGGTGTGGGCAAGAGCTCGCTTGTGCTCCGCTTTGTAAAGGGCACCTTCCGGGACACCTACATCCCCACAGTCGAGGACACCTACAGACAGGTGATCAGTTGTGACAAGAGCGTCTGCACACTGCAAATCACAGACACCACGGGAAGCCATCAGTTCCCTGCCATGCAGCGCCTATCCATCTCCAAGGGCCACGCCTTCATACTGGTCTACTCTATCACCAGCAAGCAGTCAATGGAAGAGCTGAAACCCATCTACCAGCAGATACTGGCCATCAAAGGTAGCATGGAGAACATCCCTATTATGCTGGTAGGCAACAAGAGCGATGAGACTCAAAGGGAGGTGGCAACCAATGATGGTGAGACTCAGGCCAATGCATGGAAGTGCGCCTTTATGGAGACATCAGCCAAAACCAACCACAATGTCACTGAGCTTTTTCAAGAGCTTCTCAACCTGGAGAAGAAACGCAACATGAGTCTAAATATTGATGGCAAACACTCAGGAAAACAGAAACGCACTGACAAACTGAAGGGGAAATGCAGCATCATGTAG